Genomic window (Bacteroidota bacterium):
CGGTGGATGTGGTACATCAATGACGACATACCATCGAAGCCAATGGTGCCAAATAGCTGCTCGTTGTATAGCGAACCATCCGGTTGTCGGAATTGTGTATGGCGCTTGTCAGGTATGCGCCCCAATTTATGGTAAATAGGCATAAGGTCTTAAGCTTGATGCATTTCGGGTTGTCTTGGGTGTTGTACGGTAAGCGATGCTCATCTGCCTAACATACTGTATTGGCAATAAACAGTTTTGTGTACCGGCAAAGTGGCGCTGGTACGTTGCAAAAACAC
Coding sequences:
- a CDS encoding homogentisate 1,2-dioxygenase; its protein translation is MPIYHKLGRIPDKRHTQFRQPDGSLYNEQLFGTIGFDGMSSLMYHIHR